The following proteins come from a genomic window of Aequorivita marisscotiae:
- a CDS encoding FtsK/SpoIIIE family DNA translocase, translating into MAKKKKKTTKAPRKKIGFSLSKQQKILLGSFLFLLGLALVFSFISYFFTWQADQSELGNFAERNLPTQNWLNKFGANVAHFFIYDGFGISAFIFAFLVALTGVYYFFDYLKKQLIKFWFWGLLLMLWASVFFGFFGGEATIFSGIVGFETNDILQDYLGLIGAMLVMVFVLIFYLVVRLKLTPEMAISLFSNTKEQIASEFISGETEKTTAKKVSEEEETSETKKPAPIIEEKATPKPPVVEKLILKSDVEGDVEMEVEQTADEEEIENLSNKLVKDFGEFDPKLELSNYKFPNLELLRDYTIGAGITIDQEELEENKNRIVETLNNYKIGIANIKATVGPTVTLYEIVPDAGIRISKIKNLEDDIALSLSALGIRIIAPIPGRGTIGIEVPNKNAKIVSMRSVIASAKFQNAEMELPIAFGKTISNETFVVDLAKMPHMLMAGATGQGKSVGLNAVLTSLLYKKHPAEVKFILVDPKKVELTLFNKIERHYLAKLPDTEEAIITDTNKVIHTLNSLCIEMDARYDLLKDAMVRNIKEYNTKFKNRKLNPNEGHRFLPYIVLIIDEFADLIMTAGKEVETPIARLAQLARAIGIHLIIATQRPSVNVITGIIKANFPARIAFRVTSKIDSRTILDNSGADQLIGRGDMLYTQGNELTRIQCAFVDTPEVADITDFIGSQKAYPDAYLLPEYVGEEGGTTIDNDISERDKLFREAAEVLVIAQQGSASLLQRKLKLGYNRAGRIIDQMEAAGIVGPFEGSKARQVLVPTIDALNQLLDNETNDN; encoded by the coding sequence ATGGCCAAAAAAAAGAAGAAAACAACTAAAGCTCCGCGTAAAAAAATAGGTTTTTCGCTATCCAAACAACAAAAGATACTTTTGGGTAGCTTTTTGTTTTTATTGGGGCTTGCATTGGTGTTCTCTTTTATTTCTTACTTTTTTACGTGGCAGGCAGACCAAAGTGAATTAGGAAATTTTGCCGAGCGCAATCTTCCCACCCAAAACTGGCTCAACAAATTTGGCGCAAATGTGGCGCACTTTTTTATCTACGACGGCTTTGGTATTTCGGCTTTTATTTTTGCCTTTTTAGTAGCACTCACTGGTGTTTATTATTTTTTCGATTACCTTAAAAAGCAACTAATAAAATTTTGGTTTTGGGGATTGTTATTAATGCTTTGGGCCTCTGTTTTTTTCGGATTTTTCGGGGGTGAAGCTACCATTTTTAGTGGAATCGTAGGATTTGAAACAAACGATATTTTACAAGATTATTTAGGCTTAATCGGCGCTATGTTGGTCATGGTTTTTGTCCTTATTTTTTATTTGGTCGTAAGGCTTAAATTAACTCCAGAGATGGCAATTAGCCTATTTAGCAATACGAAAGAACAAATAGCTTCAGAATTTATTTCAGGTGAAACTGAGAAAACTACTGCCAAAAAAGTTTCAGAAGAAGAAGAAACATCCGAAACGAAAAAACCTGCACCCATCATTGAGGAAAAGGCAACACCAAAACCACCCGTAGTAGAAAAATTAATTTTAAAATCTGATGTTGAAGGCGATGTAGAAATGGAGGTAGAACAAACCGCTGACGAGGAAGAAATTGAAAATTTAAGCAATAAATTAGTCAAGGATTTTGGTGAATTCGATCCCAAACTGGAGCTCAGTAATTATAAATTCCCCAATTTAGAACTACTTCGCGATTATACTATTGGCGCTGGCATAACAATAGACCAAGAAGAACTTGAAGAAAATAAAAACCGCATAGTTGAAACGCTCAACAATTATAAAATAGGTATTGCAAATATAAAAGCTACCGTTGGCCCAACGGTTACCTTATATGAAATTGTGCCTGATGCGGGGATTCGAATTTCAAAAATTAAAAACCTCGAGGACGATATTGCGCTTTCGCTTTCCGCTTTGGGAATCAGAATTATTGCGCCTATTCCGGGTCGCGGCACTATTGGTATTGAAGTACCCAATAAAAACGCCAAAATTGTTTCGATGCGTTCGGTGATTGCATCGGCAAAATTTCAAAATGCCGAAATGGAACTTCCCATCGCCTTTGGAAAAACCATTAGCAACGAAACTTTTGTAGTAGATCTTGCCAAAATGCCGCATATGTTAATGGCAGGCGCAACGGGTCAAGGAAAATCGGTTGGGTTAAACGCTGTATTAACTTCACTTTTATATAAAAAACATCCCGCAGAAGTAAAATTTATTTTGGTAGATCCAAAAAAGGTAGAACTTACGCTTTTCAACAAAATTGAGCGCCATTATTTAGCAAAATTGCCGGATACCGAAGAGGCAATTATTACCGATACAAACAAGGTTATACACACATTAAATTCACTGTGTATTGAAATGGATGCGCGCTACGATTTATTGAAAGACGCAATGGTGCGTAATATTAAGGAATACAACACCAAGTTTAAAAACAGGAAGTTAAACCCAAATGAAGGCCATCGATTTTTACCGTACATTGTCCTGATAATAGACGAATTTGCCGATTTAATAATGACCGCCGGAAAGGAGGTTGAAACGCCAATAGCCCGCTTGGCACAGCTGGCACGTGCTATCGGAATTCATTTAATAATTGCTACCCAGCGACCTTCGGTTAACGTAATTACGGGAATTATAAAAGCCAACTTCCCGGCGCGAATTGCGTTTAGAGTAACTAGCAAAATTGATTCACGTACCATTTTAGACAATTCGGGAGCCGATCAACTTATTGGGCGTGGCGATATGCTTTATACCCAAGGTAACGAGTTAACCCGTATTCAATGTGCCTTTGTAGATACGCCCGAAGTTGCCGATATCACAGATTTTATCGGGTCGCAAAAAGCGTATCCCGATGCTTATCTATTACCTGAATATGTAGGTGAAGAGGGTGGCACAACTATTGATAATGACATATCGGAACGCGACAAACTATTTCGCGAAGCCGCAGAAGTATTGGTAATTGCACAACAAGGTTCGGCTTCATTATTGCAGCGAAAGCTAAAATTGGGGTATAACCGGGCGGGCAGAATAATAGACCAAATGGAAGCGGCCGGAATTGTTGGTCCCTTTGAGGGCAGTAAGGCACGCCAGGTTTTGGTTCCCACAATTGACGCATTAAATCAACTATTAGATAACGAAACTAATGATAATTAA
- a CDS encoding LolA family protein, with translation MKKISLLLIALTLTTIAQAQDAKSLLKEVSEKVKSYDNIAIDFKYNLNNSKENVNQETRGDVTLQGDKYVLNMLGTTRIFDGKNIYTIVPEDEEVTISAYNPKDDKDITPSKMLTFYEKGYNYKMDIEQNVKGRKIQYIKLIPIDSKAEIKDILLGVDVQTKHIYKLIQTDSKGTKYTLTVNSFKTNQPVSKTLFTFDEAKYKKDGYYINKL, from the coding sequence ATGAAGAAAATCAGTCTGCTATTAATCGCACTTACACTTACAACTATCGCACAGGCGCAAGATGCCAAGTCGTTGCTAAAAGAAGTTTCTGAAAAAGTTAAAAGCTACGATAATATTGCAATCGACTTTAAATACAACTTGAATAACAGCAAAGAAAACGTAAACCAAGAAACTCGTGGCGATGTAACGCTACAGGGAGATAAGTACGTTTTAAATATGCTCGGAACTACTCGTATTTTTGACGGAAAAAATATTTATACTATTGTTCCCGAAGATGAAGAAGTAACCATTTCGGCTTATAATCCAAAGGACGATAAAGATATTACGCCTTCAAAAATGTTGACTTTTTACGAAAAGGGATACAACTATAAAATGGATATTGAGCAAAATGTAAAGGGTAGAAAAATTCAGTATATTAAACTTATCCCAATCGATTCAAAAGCTGAAATTAAAGATATTCTTTTAGGTGTAGATGTTCAAACAAAGCATATTTACAAGCTTATACAAACAGATTCCAAAGGAACAAAATACACCCTTACCGTTAATTCCTTTAAAACAAATCAACCTGTTTCCAAAACCTTGTTTACTTTTGATGAGGCCAAATATAAAAAGGACGGCTACTACATAAATAAGCTATAA
- a CDS encoding LptF/LptG family permease: MFIFVLQTIWLYISELAGKDLDVWIILKFLWYVSPRLIPLVLPLTILVTSLMVFGSFAEKYEFAAMKSTGISLQRAMGGVIGFIVVLSITAFFFANSVIPYSEYKWQNLRRNISQFQPSMVISEGQFSQIGELFNIKVEEKSGDRGQFLKDVVIHKKNEAKPNGNFTVIIANNGELASQEGSNTLSLILNEGNYYEEIQSNKPGQQKGEPFAKSYFEEYAINIDLTELNNQDIDKENNLNNQNMYNISELHVEIDSLSKSYSTDIQSYTKNMYYRSGVEKFKENNISDTAKLPAINSILEIYKPAQQLQIIKLALNNAKGTLQTVDAKKVEFKNKTKRLNKTEIALHEKYALGVACIILFFVGAPLGAIIRKGGMGLPMVVAILLFLTYHFIGIFAKNSAEDGTMHPFIATWLSTAIMFPLSIWLTYRATTDQGIFDFDSFMQRIGRLFGKKPSEEIAEKEEISILLTQQEKALILSRTETQLKDIVKNYRQYGYSEEVRNAALQQLSLKGYSEMELKMSGDFENREYSSALQSFKESSSFSKKALVAYFASIISVLGMILFNNIDLTMSETLKLISQIGQIISLVALYVFAIKSLLSSSKFYKVLGKDQDTGAWIIFMLLGPVIYVFLHFNHIKKMKEELQMIN; encoded by the coding sequence ATGTTCATATTTGTCCTGCAGACCATTTGGTTATATATTTCTGAACTTGCCGGCAAGGATTTAGATGTTTGGATTATATTAAAATTTCTTTGGTATGTTTCACCCAGATTAATTCCGTTGGTATTGCCGCTTACCATTTTGGTAACTTCCTTAATGGTTTTTGGGAGCTTCGCCGAAAAATACGAGTTTGCCGCCATGAAATCTACCGGCATTTCCTTACAACGTGCCATGGGTGGGGTTATTGGCTTTATTGTAGTACTTTCAATTACTGCGTTTTTTTTCGCCAACAGCGTTATCCCCTATTCTGAATACAAGTGGCAGAATTTACGGCGAAATATCTCGCAATTTCAACCTTCGATGGTTATTTCCGAAGGACAATTTAGCCAGATTGGAGAGTTGTTCAATATAAAAGTGGAAGAGAAAAGTGGCGATAGAGGCCAATTTTTAAAAGATGTAGTAATCCATAAAAAGAATGAAGCGAAACCCAATGGCAATTTTACCGTAATTATTGCAAACAACGGCGAGCTTGCTAGCCAAGAAGGCAGCAATACCCTTTCGCTTATTTTGAACGAAGGAAATTATTACGAAGAAATTCAAAGCAACAAACCCGGCCAACAAAAAGGGGAGCCTTTCGCAAAAAGCTATTTTGAAGAATACGCCATCAATATTGACCTTACAGAACTGAACAATCAGGACATTGATAAGGAAAATAATTTGAACAATCAGAATATGTATAATATTAGCGAATTACACGTAGAAATTGATTCGCTTTCAAAAAGTTACAGTACCGACATTCAAAGCTACACTAAAAATATGTACTACCGTAGTGGTGTGGAAAAGTTTAAGGAAAACAATATAAGCGATACCGCAAAATTACCTGCTATAAACTCCATTCTCGAAATTTACAAACCTGCGCAACAGCTGCAAATAATTAAACTGGCATTAAACAACGCTAAAGGAACATTACAAACCGTTGATGCCAAAAAAGTAGAATTTAAAAACAAAACCAAAAGATTAAACAAGACCGAAATTGCACTGCATGAAAAATATGCCTTGGGTGTTGCGTGTATTATTTTATTTTTTGTGGGGGCGCCGCTCGGAGCCATTATCAGAAAAGGCGGAATGGGGTTACCGATGGTGGTGGCAATTTTACTCTTTTTAACCTATCATTTTATCGGAATATTTGCGAAAAACAGTGCCGAAGATGGCACCATGCATCCGTTTATTGCTACTTGGTTGAGCACGGCAATAATGTTTCCGCTAAGTATTTGGCTAACCTATCGCGCCACAACGGACCAAGGTATTTTTGATTTTGATAGCTTTATGCAGCGAATTGGGCGTTTGTTTGGCAAAAAGCCATCGGAAGAAATAGCTGAAAAAGAGGAAATTTCCATCTTACTTACACAGCAGGAAAAAGCCTTGATTTTATCGAGAACCGAAACCCAGCTTAAAGATATTGTAAAAAATTATCGTCAGTATGGTTATTCCGAAGAAGTACGAAACGCCGCTTTACAACAACTTAGCTTAAAGGGATATTCTGAAATGGAACTCAAAATGAGTGGCGATTTTGAGAATAGGGAATATTCTTCCGCCTTGCAAAGTTTTAAAGAATCTTCTAGTTTTTCAAAAAAAGCATTGGTTGCCTATTTCGCTTCCATTATTAGTGTTTTAGGAATGATTTTATTTAACAATATAGATTTAACCATGTCCGAAACCTTAAAACTAATTTCTCAAATTGGGCAGATTATTTCGCTTGTTGCCTTATATGTTTTTGCAATTAAATCTCTTTTAAGCAGCTCAAAATTTTATAAAGTTTTAGGGAAAGATCAAGACACCGGTGCCTGGATAATATTTATGTTGCTAGGCCCCGTTATTTATGTGTTTCTTCACTTTAACCACATAAAGAAAATGAAGGAGGAATTACAGATGATAAATTAA
- the ribB gene encoding 3,4-dihydroxy-2-butanone-4-phosphate synthase codes for MISTEKEKSIQLNTIEEAIEDIRNGKVIIVVDDENRENEGDFIAAAEMVTPEMINFMATHGRGLICAPLTEERCKELDLNMMVENNTVLHHTQFTVSIDLIGHGCTTGISVHDRSKTIKSLVEETTKASDLGRPGHIFPLRAKQGGVLRRTGHTEAAIDLARLAGLKPAGILVEILNEDGTMARLPELIKVAKKFDLKLISIEDLVKYRMEHDSLIEKKEDFKINTKFGDFRLRAYKQTTNDQIHIALTKGNWKENEPVLVRVNATLVNSDILGTLTNNAEQKLDDMFNVLNKEGKGAIVFINQQSQSLNLLSRLKELRENQKPNEIAKAPRIEMDAKDFGIGAQILHDLGIHKIKLLSNSEQTKRVGMIGYGLEIMEYIKY; via the coding sequence ATGATTTCCACAGAAAAAGAAAAATCAATTCAACTCAACACTATAGAAGAAGCCATTGAAGATATTCGCAATGGAAAGGTAATTATTGTTGTTGACGACGAAAACCGTGAAAACGAAGGAGATTTTATTGCCGCCGCCGAAATGGTAACGCCAGAGATGATTAATTTTATGGCTACCCACGGACGCGGACTTATTTGCGCACCACTTACCGAAGAACGCTGCAAGGAGCTCGATTTAAATATGATGGTAGAAAACAACACCGTGCTTCACCATACGCAATTTACAGTTTCAATAGATTTAATTGGTCACGGTTGTACAACGGGAATATCTGTTCACGACCGATCTAAAACCATTAAATCGTTGGTTGAGGAAACCACCAAAGCTAGCGATTTGGGAAGGCCTGGGCATATTTTTCCGCTTCGTGCCAAACAAGGCGGTGTTTTAAGAAGAACGGGGCACACGGAAGCTGCAATAGATTTAGCGCGTCTTGCCGGCTTAAAGCCCGCTGGAATTTTAGTTGAAATTTTAAACGAAGACGGTACTATGGCACGTCTTCCCGAGTTAATAAAGGTTGCCAAAAAGTTTGATCTTAAACTTATTTCAATTGAAGATTTAGTGAAATACCGCATGGAGCACGATTCTTTAATAGAAAAAAAGGAAGATTTTAAAATAAATACAAAATTTGGCGATTTTAGACTTCGCGCATATAAACAAACTACCAACGACCAAATTCATATTGCCCTTACAAAAGGCAATTGGAAGGAAAATGAACCCGTTTTAGTTCGTGTTAATGCCACCTTAGTAAATAGCGATATTTTAGGAACGCTTACCAACAACGCCGAACAAAAATTAGACGATATGTTTAATGTTCTGAATAAGGAAGGTAAAGGCGCTATTGTATTTATAAACCAGCAGAGCCAGTCTTTGAATTTACTGAGCAGATTAAAAGAGCTTAGAGAAAACCAAAAGCCAAATGAAATTGCCAAAGCACCCCGTATTGAAATGGATGCCAAAGATTTTGGAATTGGCGCTCAAATACTCCACGACTTGGGAATACACAAAATTAAACTTCTCTCCAATAGCGAACAGACCAAACGTGTAGGGATGATTGGTTACGGTTTAGAAATAATGGAATACATTAAGTATTAA
- a CDS encoding DUF4412 domain-containing protein, translating into MKTKHLLILLAIFFLGTTAQAQFLKKLKKTAENAVERTVLNKTDREVSKSTDKTIDGVIQGGDEKKSNDEEANSDELTEEEKAKVEQRAMNIFGGGMEGIPDAYTFQYMIDMKITSNKDQSTLKYYVQPNAGYFGNAMPEEKNKNVIVYDLENQAMVMFMDNDGQKTAMKMRMPLGEKMQEMIEKGQSGEENNVDNINITPIAGKTILGYKCKGYLVKQEEGTSKIYITNEAPVSFVGMFASMEKMQKDNNAPTIPFDKNSMMMEVEYTSNKRKRDNMHMICTSIKEQPFTIRKADYSGM; encoded by the coding sequence ATGAAGACTAAACATTTACTTATTTTATTGGCTATCTTTTTTTTAGGTACAACTGCACAGGCTCAATTTCTAAAAAAACTTAAGAAAACAGCAGAAAATGCGGTGGAGAGAACTGTTTTAAACAAAACAGACCGCGAAGTATCAAAATCTACAGATAAAACCATCGACGGTGTAATACAGGGCGGAGATGAAAAAAAATCGAACGATGAAGAGGCTAACTCCGACGAACTTACCGAAGAGGAAAAAGCAAAGGTAGAACAACGAGCAATGAACATTTTTGGCGGTGGCATGGAGGGGATCCCAGATGCTTATACGTTTCAATATATGATTGATATGAAGATTACTTCTAATAAGGATCAGTCAACTTTAAAATATTATGTACAACCAAATGCGGGCTATTTTGGAAATGCTATGCCAGAAGAAAAAAATAAAAACGTTATAGTGTATGATTTAGAAAATCAAGCCATGGTAATGTTTATGGATAATGACGGACAAAAAACCGCGATGAAAATGCGTATGCCTTTAGGCGAAAAAATGCAGGAAATGATTGAAAAGGGGCAGAGCGGTGAAGAAAATAATGTAGATAATATAAACATTACCCCAATTGCCGGAAAAACAATTTTAGGCTACAAGTGCAAAGGTTATTTGGTAAAACAGGAGGAAGGCACTAGTAAAATTTACATTACTAATGAAGCACCCGTTAGCTTTGTAGGCATGTTTGCAAGTATGGAAAAAATGCAAAAAGATAATAATGCACCCACTATTCCTTTTGATAAAAATTCTATGATGATGGAAGTGGAATATACTTCCAACAAGCGGAAGAGAGACAATATGCATATGATTTGTACTTCAATTAAAGAACAACCATTTACCATACGCAAAGCAGATTACAGCGGCATGTAA
- a CDS encoding DegT/DnrJ/EryC1/StrS family aminotransferase has translation MPGFEIFGAEERKQVNDVLESGVLMRYGFDGMRNNHWKALEFETAFAKRMDAKYCQLVSSGTAALTVALASAGIGAGDEVIMPTFTFVASFESILALGAVPILVDIDDTLTVDPKAVEAAITPKTKCVMPVHMCGSMADLRALKAICKEHNLILLEDACQAIGGTYEGKALGSYGDLGCFSFDYVKTITCGEGGAVLTNNKKYALHADHYQDHGHDHIGNDRGAESHPFLGYNFRISELNAAVGLAQLDKLDGILKIQKDNYTILRNALETVQGVTFRKVPEGGEENYSFLSFYLPTEELTQKAHKALIDAGVDACFYWYTNNWHYINGWEHLRNLKSLGNLPAEVKNQMQDLNNTDFSKSDAIMSRTISSLIKIGWKEKQVHERAEALKKAIASVL, from the coding sequence ATGCCCGGATTTGAAATTTTCGGCGCCGAAGAGCGCAAACAAGTAAACGACGTTTTAGAATCAGGAGTTTTAATGCGCTATGGTTTTGATGGAATGCGCAACAATCATTGGAAAGCACTGGAATTTGAAACAGCTTTTGCAAAACGAATGGACGCAAAATATTGCCAATTGGTTTCTAGCGGCACTGCAGCGCTAACCGTAGCTTTAGCTTCTGCTGGCATTGGTGCAGGCGATGAGGTAATTATGCCAACTTTTACGTTTGTTGCTAGTTTTGAGTCTATTTTGGCCTTGGGAGCCGTACCTATTTTGGTTGATATTGATGATACTTTAACAGTAGATCCAAAAGCAGTGGAAGCTGCAATTACACCCAAAACCAAATGTGTAATGCCCGTACATATGTGCGGCTCTATGGCAGATTTAAGAGCGTTAAAAGCCATCTGCAAAGAACACAATCTTATTCTGTTAGAAGACGCATGCCAAGCTATTGGTGGCACCTACGAAGGCAAAGCTTTAGGAAGTTATGGCGATTTAGGGTGTTTTTCATTCGATTATGTAAAAACTATTACCTGTGGCGAAGGGGGAGCTGTTTTAACCAATAATAAAAAATATGCCCTCCATGCAGATCACTATCAGGATCACGGTCACGACCACATAGGTAACGATCGCGGTGCCGAATCACATCCTTTTTTAGGGTATAATTTTAGAATTTCAGAATTAAATGCTGCCGTTGGTTTGGCACAGCTAGATAAATTAGACGGTATTTTAAAAATTCAGAAAGATAATTATACCATTCTTCGTAATGCTTTGGAAACAGTACAGGGAGTAACCTTTAGAAAAGTTCCCGAAGGTGGTGAAGAAAATTATTCGTTTTTAAGTTTTTATCTCCCTACAGAAGAACTTACCCAAAAAGCGCACAAAGCATTAATTGATGCTGGAGTAGATGCTTGTTTTTATTGGTACACAAACAACTGGCATTACATAAATGGTTGGGAACACCTTCGCAATTTAAAATCACTCGGCAATCTTCCTGCCGAAGTAAAAAACCAGATGCAAGATTTAAACAACACAGATTTTTCTAAAAGTGATGCTATAATGAGTAGAACTATTTCTTCATTAATAAAAATAGGATGGAAAGAAAAGCAGGTTCACGAGCGGGCAGAGGCGTTAAAAAAAGCAATTGCATCGGTATTGTAA
- a CDS encoding NAD(P)H-dependent oxidoreductase, with protein MSSNIIDNLHWRYATKKFDPSKMLSDEKLKILKQTFNLTATSFGLQPLKLIVVSNPKLKEQLMPLSYHQSQVRDASHVLILCIEKSIDENFIVDHFKRVEGLRKTPRTILEPFEKDLIESFTEKNSAEIKDWMINQLYLTLGALLTVCAVEKIDACPMEGFQSEKYDALLGLDKKGLESVIVLPVGYRDESDFFINLKKVRRGVDELTIVID; from the coding sequence ATGTCTTCAAATATAATTGATAATTTACATTGGCGATACGCAACAAAAAAATTCGATCCATCAAAAATGCTTTCGGATGAAAAGTTGAAAATCCTAAAGCAAACCTTCAATTTAACAGCCACGTCTTTTGGGTTGCAGCCGTTAAAACTAATCGTGGTTTCCAACCCTAAATTAAAGGAGCAATTAATGCCTCTTTCCTATCACCAATCGCAAGTTCGGGACGCTTCCCACGTTTTAATACTTTGTATTGAAAAAAGCATTGATGAAAACTTTATTGTAGATCATTTTAAGCGGGTGGAAGGGTTGCGAAAAACGCCACGTACCATTTTAGAACCCTTTGAAAAGGATCTTATCGAGTCTTTCACCGAAAAAAATAGTGCCGAGATAAAAGATTGGATGATAAACCAACTCTACCTAACCTTGGGTGCTTTATTAACGGTTTGCGCCGTAGAAAAAATTGATGCCTGCCCGATGGAAGGTTTTCAATCTGAAAAATACGACGCACTCCTCGGTCTAGATAAAAAAGGTTTGGAGTCTGTAATTGTACTTCCGGTTGGCTATCGAGACGAATCAGATTTCTTTATTAACCTTAAAAAAGTACGTCGCGGGGTAGATGAACTTACAATTGTGATAGATTAA
- a CDS encoding Arm DNA-binding domain-containing protein yields the protein MQTTFSILFYPRGNDIDRNGNAPIYARITVNGKRSEFSIKRKVQKTGIVYHPQRINVSIARRVKVNHLERVKVNH from the coding sequence ATGCAAACTACATTTTCCATCCTATTTTACCCAAGAGGAAATGATATTGATAGAAATGGAAACGCCCCTATTTACGCACGAATTACTGTTAATGGTAAGAGAAGTGAGTTTAGTATAAAACGTAAAGTGCAAAAAACGGGCATAGTATACCACCCACAGCGGATTAATGTGAGCATAGCGCGGCGGGTGAAAGTGAACCACCTGGAGCGGGTGAAAGTGAACCACTAA
- the istA gene encoding IS21 family transposase: protein MANKQIDMRKIKQVFKLYSEGVSKRKISLQLGLSRNTITKYIDFFNRYHLTSYEVSAMTLEELNRLLKTDQKGKSQQLLTLEKYFPSFDKELRKTGVTKELLWQEYFAKHPDGYRLSQFRYWYREWVKEVSPVMHFTHKAGDKLFIDFTGKKLSIVDRYTGEIQELEVFVCVLGSSQYTYVEACESQKKEDFIGCVENALWFYGGVPQALVPDNLRAAVTKSSRYEPKVNETFVDFAEHYETAVLPTRAYRPRDKAIVENAVRIIYTRVFAPLRNQTFHTKAALNKAILELLKIHNSTSFRGREYSRHSLFEEIEKHQLRPLPAQRYEIKRYANATVHKNSHIYFSKDKHYYSLPYQHIGKRVKVVYSDSEIEIYCQHELLTVHPRARQKYGYSTIKEHMPSHHRFISEWSSEKFIAWASQIGVHCKSLIIHILEKKQHPEQSYKSCLGILHLTKKVGNTRLDNACKRALDYGAYNYNIIERILKNGWDTLDEGTEEQTNIPHHYNIRGSHYYK, encoded by the coding sequence ATGGCCAACAAGCAAATAGATATGCGAAAAATAAAACAGGTTTTCAAACTTTACAGTGAGGGCGTCAGTAAGCGTAAAATAAGCCTTCAGCTAGGATTATCACGCAATACCATCACTAAATATATCGATTTCTTTAATCGGTACCATCTGACAAGCTATGAAGTGTCCGCGATGACACTCGAGGAACTGAACAGGCTCCTTAAGACCGACCAAAAGGGCAAGAGCCAACAGCTCTTGACCCTAGAGAAGTACTTTCCCTCCTTTGACAAGGAACTGCGCAAAACGGGCGTGACCAAGGAACTGCTCTGGCAAGAGTACTTTGCCAAGCACCCAGATGGCTACAGGCTTTCCCAGTTCAGGTATTGGTACAGGGAATGGGTAAAGGAAGTATCCCCGGTCATGCACTTCACACATAAGGCCGGCGATAAACTTTTCATTGATTTTACGGGCAAGAAGCTTTCCATTGTAGATCGCTATACGGGGGAGATACAGGAACTGGAGGTCTTTGTCTGCGTACTGGGCAGTAGCCAATACACGTATGTTGAGGCCTGTGAGAGCCAAAAGAAAGAGGACTTCATAGGCTGTGTGGAAAACGCTCTCTGGTTCTATGGCGGCGTACCACAGGCCCTGGTGCCCGATAACCTAAGGGCCGCAGTCACCAAGAGCAGCCGTTATGAGCCTAAGGTAAACGAGACCTTTGTAGATTTTGCCGAGCACTATGAAACGGCGGTACTTCCCACCAGGGCCTACAGGCCCAGGGACAAGGCCATCGTTGAGAACGCAGTGCGCATAATATACACCCGTGTCTTTGCGCCATTGCGTAACCAGACCTTCCATACCAAGGCCGCCCTGAACAAGGCCATACTGGAGCTTCTAAAAATCCATAACAGTACATCTTTTAGGGGACGTGAATATTCCCGCCATTCGTTATTCGAAGAGATTGAAAAGCACCAGCTCAGGCCCTTGCCCGCCCAGCGCTATGAGATCAAACGCTACGCCAATGCGACGGTCCATAAAAACAGCCATATTTATTTTAGCAAGGACAAGCACTATTATAGCCTGCCCTATCAGCATATAGGCAAGCGCGTAAAAGTGGTCTACTCAGATAGCGAAATAGAGATCTACTGCCAGCACGAACTGCTTACGGTCCATCCAAGGGCGAGACAGAAATATGGATATAGCACAATAAAGGAACACATGCCTTCCCATCATCGCTTTATCAGCGAGTGGAGCAGTGAAAAGTTCATTGCCTGGGCGTCGCAGATAGGTGTCCACTGCAAGTCGCTGATCATCCATATACTGGAAAAGAAACAACATCCCGAGCAATCCTATAAATCGTGCCTGGGCATATTGCACCTCACCAAAAAGGTAGGCAATACCCGGCTGGACAATGCCTGTAAGCGCGCCCTGGATTATGGCGCGTACAATTATAACATCATAGAGCGTATCCTTAAAAATGGATGGGACACCCTAGATGAGGGCACCGAGGAACAGACCAATATCCCGCACCATTATAACATCAGGGGGAGCCATTATTATAAATAA